The following proteins come from a genomic window of Opitutales bacterium:
- a CDS encoding peptide deformylase, with protein sequence MELRITQYGEPVLREKGEKVTEFGPKLKQLADDMVETMHAADGIGLAAQQIGKALQFCVVDVHFPENPPEYFYELDGKRIPFDMFMPMALANPQVEEIPMTHSDYDEGCLSFPDMRGVVKRPDRVRVSYQDIDGNPHVLECEGILARCIQHEVDHLNGVLFIDQMERKALGKLEKKLKRLKRETRDWLKTNG encoded by the coding sequence ATGGAATTGAGAATCACTCAATATGGAGAGCCGGTCCTGCGGGAGAAAGGCGAGAAGGTCACCGAATTTGGTCCAAAGTTGAAGCAGTTGGCTGATGATATGGTAGAGACGATGCACGCGGCGGATGGGATTGGCCTGGCAGCTCAGCAAATCGGAAAAGCCCTTCAGTTTTGCGTAGTCGATGTTCACTTCCCGGAAAATCCTCCCGAGTATTTCTATGAGTTGGATGGGAAGCGCATTCCCTTTGATATGTTCATGCCGATGGCCTTGGCGAACCCACAGGTGGAAGAGATTCCAATGACTCACTCAGACTACGACGAAGGCTGCCTTTCATTTCCCGATATGCGTGGGGTTGTAAAGCGGCCGGATCGCGTTCGGGTCAGCTATCAAGATATCGATGGCAATCCTCATGTGCTCGAGTGTGAAGGCATTCTGGCTCGGTGTATCCAGCATGAAGTCGATCACCTCAACGGGGTCCTCTTTATCGACCAAATGGAGCGTAAGGCATTGGGTAAGCTTGAAAAAAAGCTCAAACGTCTAAAGCGCGAAACACGAGATTGGTTAAAGACGAACGGCTGA